Proteins found in one Prochlorothrix hollandica PCC 9006 = CALU 1027 genomic segment:
- the hpsJ-A gene encoding HpsJ-like protein, cyanoexosortase A-associated encodes MTESDGGQITQAINQLWKSRTGLLTSLDVAHLVGYALLILAVFDVIALLIPPDFGNPGWQFNLFGQLIERIPVPIIGLALVFVGGQDKRPSWELPLLSLTSWLTLIIGIMYFLMIPWASLNTLRLYRQANNQINAQIEQGKAQIEEVRSSLGQVNTDEDMARLLSQVVNQTVTPEDLTEPISSVKETLQTSLAEGEATLQTQAAEARSQGRLELFKNAIKWNLGALVSGAILVLMWKSTDWARTKA; translated from the coding sequence ATGACTGAATCTGATGGTGGGCAAATTACCCAGGCTATTAACCAACTGTGGAAATCTCGCACAGGGTTATTAACATCCCTCGATGTGGCCCATTTGGTGGGCTACGCCCTGTTAATCCTAGCCGTTTTCGATGTCATCGCCCTCTTGATACCCCCTGATTTCGGTAACCCAGGCTGGCAGTTTAATTTATTCGGACAACTGATTGAACGGATTCCGGTGCCCATCATTGGCTTAGCTTTGGTGTTTGTGGGAGGTCAAGATAAGCGCCCATCCTGGGAACTGCCCCTCCTCAGTCTCACCTCCTGGCTCACCTTAATCATCGGTATCATGTACTTTCTGATGATTCCCTGGGCCAGCTTGAATACCCTACGGCTCTACCGCCAAGCCAATAACCAAATCAATGCCCAAATTGAGCAGGGTAAAGCTCAAATTGAAGAGGTGCGATCGAGCCTAGGTCAAGTGAACACCGACGAAGACATGGCCCGTCTCCTCAGCCAAGTGGTAAACCAAACCGTTACCCCAGAAGACCTGACAGAGCCTATTTCTTCTGTCAAAGAAACGTTGCAAACCTCTTTGGCAGAAGGGGAAGCCACCCTACAAACTCAAGCAGCAGAAGCCCGGAGCCAAGGCCGCCTTGAGTTATTCAAGAACGCCATCAAATGGAACTTAGGGGCTTTGGTATCGGGGGCTATTCTAGTGTTGATGTGGAAGTCAACGGACTGGGCACGAACCAAAGCCTAG